CCAGGTTCACCATAGGCATCGGCATCATAATAGCCACGGTGGGCTTTCTCATATTCACGGCGGTTGACCAGACGCGCATGTACATGGTCACGGTGAGTGAGTACCTGGATGCCAACCAAGCCTTTGCCGATTCCACCGTGCGCGTGGCCGGCCGCGTGGCTCCCGGCTCGATCGAGTGGGACCAGCAGAAGCTGCGCCTCAACTTCAGGCTCGACGACATGGAACAGGACCAGTCCATCGAGGTGACCTACGAAGGCATCCTGCCCGACATGTTTGCCGAGGACCGAGACGTCGTGGTCGAGGGTCCCTTCGCCGGCGCGGAGGCTTTCGAGGCCGACACCATAATCACCAGCTGTCCTTCCAAGTACGAGCCCGAGCAGACAGGACACGAATGATAGAATTGGGAACCCTGGCGCTGTGGTTAGCGCTGGTGGCATCGGTATACGCCGTGGCAGCCTCCGTGTACGGCGCCCTGCGGGGTCGTGCCGACTTCGTGGCCAGCGGCGAACGCGGGGCCTGGACTGCCGCGGCTTCGGTCGTTGTAGCCACCGGCGTAATGCTGCACGCCCTGATCACCAGCGATTTCAGCATCCGCTACGTCGCCGGCTACTCGAGCACCACCTTGCCCCTGCGCTACCGTATCTCGGCCTTGTGGGGCGGCATGGAAGGCTCGCTGCTCTTCTGGGCCTTGGTACTGGTCATGTTGAGTTCGCTGGTCCTGTGGCAGAACCGCAACCGCAACAGAGCGCTCATGCCCTGGGTCACCGCCACGCTGATGACCATCACTGCCTTCTTCGCCCTCATGCTGGTGTTCCTGACGCCACCCTTCGCGACCCTGCCCTTCGTGCCCGCCGAGGGCACCGACCTCAATCCCCTGCTGCAGAACTACTGGATGTCGATCCACCCGCCCGCCCTGTACCTGGGATACGTAAGCTGGGCGGTGCCCTTCGCCTTCGCAATCGCGGCACTGGCCAGCGGACGCCTCGACGACCTGTGGATACGCACCACGAGGCGCTGGGTTCTGGCTGCGTGGTTCTTCCTGTCGATGGGCAACCTGCTGGGCGCGCGCTGGGCCTACGAAGTGTTGGGCTGGGGCGGCTACTGGGCCTGGGACCCGGTGGAGAACGCCGCGTTCATGCCGTGGTTGACAGGCACGGCCTACCTGCACTCGGTGATGATACAAGAGCGCAAGGACATGCTGAAAGTCTGGAACATGGTGCTCATCATCATGACGTTCCTGCTCACGATCTTCGGCACCTTCCTCACCCGCAGTGGCGTCATCTCCTCCGTGCACTCGTTTACTGAATCGGGACTCGGGCCATGGTTCATGGGTTTTCTCGTACTGTGCCTGGCCGTGTCGGTTTCCCTGCTGCTGTACCGGCTCGACCGCCTTCGTCCGCGTCACGAACTCGACTCGCTGATTTCGCGGGAGTCGAGCTTCCTGTTCAACAACCTGGTGCTGGTGGGCATCGCCTTTGCGACGCTCTGGGGCACCATATTCCCAGTTCTGTCGGAGTGGGTGCGCGGGGTTAAGATCACCGTGGGGCCCCCGTTCTTCAACGCGGTGAACGCGCCGCTGGCGATCACGCTGCTCTTTCTCATGGGAGTTGGCCCGGTCATCGCCTGGCGCCGAGCAAGCCTGGCCAACCTCAAGCGTAACTTTCTCGGACCCGGGCTGGCAGGCCTGGGGGCGGGCCTGGTGGCGCTGCTTGCCGGCCTGCACTCGCTGTCAGCGGTGCTGGTAGTGTCAATGGCGGTGTTCGTCCTCTCCACGATGACCGCCGAGTTTTACCACGGTACCGCGGCCCGTTCGAAGGTCACGGGCGCGGCCTGGCCCTCCGCGCTTCTCGACCTGGTATCTCGTAACCAGCGGCGCTACGGGGGCTACATAGTTCACCTCGGAGTAGTGTTCATGTTCCTGGGCGTGACCATGTCGTCGGTATACCGGGTTGAAGAAATCCACACCGTCGACCGCGGACAGGAGTTCCAGATCGGCGACTACACTCTCAAGTACATCAACATGGAGACAAGCAGCGACGACCATATGGATCGCCTGATTGCCACCCTGCAAGTGAGCCGCGGCGGCGAGGTCATCGATGAGCTCAAACCCGAAAAACGCTTCTACCGTAAGCCCGAGCAGCCCGCCACCGAAGTGGCCTTTCGCTCGACGCTGAAAGAAGACCTCTACGTCATCCTCGGCAATCTCGGCGACAACGAGACCGCGACATTCCAGGCTTACGTCAACCCATTGGTCGCCTGGCTGTGGATAGGCGGCATCGTGCTGGCGCTGGGCACCCTGGTTTGCGTACTGCCCTTGTCGACACGCCGCGAGCAGGAAGCCCCCGTCCCAACCGCAAGGGGCACAAACGCGTGACCGGAGTGGCACCACAGTTGCGCAGGACAGCCCGGGTACTGGGCGCCTTTATGCTGGCGGCGACGATGGCCAGCGGCCTGCTGGCGACAGCAACGCCGGTCTCGGCCCGGGACATGTCGCAGGAGCAGGTAGAAGAACACCTTACCTGCCAGTGTGGTTGCGGCCTCACGGTGCGAAACTGCAATCACCTGCAGTGCAGCTCCGCCCTGCCGATACGCGCCGACATAAAACAATCTCTCGCTGCGGGCGAAAGCGGTGAAGACATCCTCGTGCGCTACGCTGACACCTACGGCGAAAAAATCCTCTCCGCGCCCGGGTTCACTGGCTTCAACCTGCTGGCATGGACCATGCCGGCCTTCGCCATGCTGCTCGGGGGCCTGCTGATAGCTCGGGTCCTGAGAAAACCCGTTCGCCATTCATCAAACGACAGCGACCCGCCGAATGACGACGACGCCTCGGCCGACGATGGCCATGCACCGACCGGCGGAAATGACGAGGACAGGCGTCGGGTCGCGCGTGAGCTGGAGAACCTGCCCCGATGAGTACCCTTGTCGCCCTGCTGGCCATGGCTGCCGCGTCAACCTGGATAAGCTGGCCGCTGCTGCGCCCGGCCGCTGCCAGCCTGGAGGCCGAAACCGAGGCCTCAAAAGAACTCTGGGAGCGTGAAAAGTTCGTCGCCCTTACCGCCATCAGAGAAGCCGAGTTTGACCAGGCCACCGGTAAGTTAAGCGACGAAGACTACGAAGTCCTTCGATCCGACTACGAAGAACGCGCCATGAAAGCCATGGCCGAACTGGAAAGAACTCCGTCGGTCGATACCCCTGCCGCGGCTTCGCAGGCCCCCGGTTTCTGTGTTGATTGTGGCCAACGATACGGGCAACAAGATCGCTTCTGCGCGGCCTGCGGGCGCGAGCGCTGAGAACCCGACGTGCCCGACTCAAATCAGACCGACGCCCCGATCAAGGGGATAGACCAGCTCGTCGAATACTTTGAGGCCGGCTGTACACCGCGTGAGCAGTGGAAGGTGGGCGTAGAGTACGAGCAGCCCGTGGTCTACACGGCCAGCGGACAGGCAGTGACCTACGAGGGGCCCTCGGGCATAGGAGAACTGCTGTCCTTTTTTGCCCGCGAGTTCGGCTGGACACCGATAGAAGAAAACGGGCAGGTGATCGCCCTGCACGACAACAGGGCCTCGATCACCCTGGAGCCTGGAGGGCAGTTCGAGTTGTCGGGCGCCACCCTGTCCAGCCTGCACCAGGCCGAGAACGAACTCAGCCGCCACCTCGAGCAAGTGAGCAGGGCCGGCCGCGAGCTCGGCCTTTCGTTTCTCGGGCTGGGCATATCTCCCAAAACCCCGCTGCCTCAAATGCCCTGGATGCCCAAGGGGCGCTACCGGGTAATGCGCGAGTTCATGCAGCGCACCGGCACGCTCGGCCACCGCATGATGCAGCAGACGGCCACCGTGCAATCCAACTTTGATTACTCGAACGAAGCCGACGCGCTGGCCAAGTTTCGCGTCGCGATGGCGGTGGCTCCGTTGCTGGTCGCGGTGTCTGCAAACTCGCCGGTCGTAGACGGTCGGCCCAGCGGTTACCGGAGCTACCGGGCACACGTGTGGAGCGATACCGACTCTGACCGCTGCGGCTACCTGCCCTTTGTTTTCAACAGCAACTCCTTTTTCGCTTCTTACACCGACTACGCCCTCGACGTTCCCATGTACTTCGTGCTCCGGGGCGAGAACTGCGTGGATTCGGAAGGGCTGACCTTCCGGCAGTTCATGCAGAAGGGCGTGGCCGGAGAGCAGGCCACGATGGTCGACTGGACCTACCACCTGTCGACTGTATTTCCCGAAGTCAGGCTCAAAAACTGGATCGAGGCACGCTCGGCCGACAACCAGCCTCCCCAGCTGATGCTGGCGACCCCGGCCCTGCTCAAGGGCCTGCTCTACGATGATGACTGCTTGCTGGCCGCGTGGGACCTGCTGAGGGATTGGCCGCTGGAACGCCTGGCCGAGCTGCACGAGGATGCCGCCCGCCTGGCGCTGTCAGCGAGGGTCAAAAAGCACACTCTTGGTCGCTACGGCCTCGAGTTGCTGGAAATCGCCCGTGAAGGCCTCAAGCGACAGGCCGGGGCCAATCCCGATGCCATCGATGCGCAGGGCCGCGACGAGACACGCCATCTGGACAGCCTCGAAGACCTGCTCGTGGCTGGGCGCTGCCCGGCAGACGGGATCATCGAACTGTGGGAAGGGCCCTGGTCCGGGGACGTCGACAAGCTGGTAGCCCAGGCCAACTG
The Candidatus Binatota bacterium DNA segment above includes these coding regions:
- a CDS encoding cytochrome c maturation protein CcmE, which encodes MKLAAWLVGPQALNWFGLSLRGATGQRSIILSTRTRFTIGIGIIIATVGFLIFTAVDQTRMYMVTVSEYLDANQAFADSTVRVAGRVAPGSIEWDQQKLRLNFRLDDMEQDQSIEVTYEGILPDMFAEDRDVVVEGPFAGAEAFEADTIITSCPSKYEPEQTGHE
- a CDS encoding heme lyase CcmF/NrfE family subunit; translated protein: MIELGTLALWLALVASVYAVAASVYGALRGRADFVASGERGAWTAAASVVVATGVMLHALITSDFSIRYVAGYSSTTLPLRYRISALWGGMEGSLLFWALVLVMLSSLVLWQNRNRNRALMPWVTATLMTITAFFALMLVFLTPPFATLPFVPAEGTDLNPLLQNYWMSIHPPALYLGYVSWAVPFAFAIAALASGRLDDLWIRTTRRWVLAAWFFLSMGNLLGARWAYEVLGWGGYWAWDPVENAAFMPWLTGTAYLHSVMIQERKDMLKVWNMVLIIMTFLLTIFGTFLTRSGVISSVHSFTESGLGPWFMGFLVLCLAVSVSLLLYRLDRLRPRHELDSLISRESSFLFNNLVLVGIAFATLWGTIFPVLSEWVRGVKITVGPPFFNAVNAPLAITLLFLMGVGPVIAWRRASLANLKRNFLGPGLAGLGAGLVALLAGLHSLSAVLVVSMAVFVLSTMTAEFYHGTAARSKVTGAAWPSALLDLVSRNQRRYGGYIVHLGVVFMFLGVTMSSVYRVEEIHTVDRGQEFQIGDYTLKYINMETSSDDHMDRLIATLQVSRGGEVIDELKPEKRFYRKPEQPATEVAFRSTLKEDLYVILGNLGDNETATFQAYVNPLVAWLWIGGIVLALGTLVCVLPLSTRREQEAPVPTARGTNA
- a CDS encoding glutamate--cysteine ligase, with protein sequence MPDSNQTDAPIKGIDQLVEYFEAGCTPREQWKVGVEYEQPVVYTASGQAVTYEGPSGIGELLSFFAREFGWTPIEENGQVIALHDNRASITLEPGGQFELSGATLSSLHQAENELSRHLEQVSRAGRELGLSFLGLGISPKTPLPQMPWMPKGRYRVMREFMQRTGTLGHRMMQQTATVQSNFDYSNEADALAKFRVAMAVAPLLVAVSANSPVVDGRPSGYRSYRAHVWSDTDSDRCGYLPFVFNSNSFFASYTDYALDVPMYFVLRGENCVDSEGLTFRQFMQKGVAGEQATMVDWTYHLSTVFPEVRLKNWIEARSADNQPPQLMLATPALLKGLLYDDDCLLAAWDLLRDWPLERLAELHEDAARLALSARVKKHTLGRYGLELLEIAREGLKRQAGANPDAIDAQGRDETRHLDSLEDLLVAGRCPADGIIELWEGPWSGDVDKLVAQANCAG